Genomic DNA from bacterium:
ATTTAAAACTTCTTCCGCTTTTTCTTTTTGTAATTCCCGGCGTGATTGCTTATGCTTTAACTCAAAGAGGAGATATAACCTTAAGCAAACCAGATGAAGCATTACCAACATTAATTGGTGCACTATTACCGGTCGGATTAAAAGGGATCGTTGTTGCGGGACTGCTTGCAGCGTTGATGAGTTCGCTTTCTTCTGTATTTAATTCCTGTTCAACGTTAATTACTTGGGATATTTATAAAAAACTTAAGCCTGAGTCCAGTGAGAAAACTTTGGTTCTTGTCGGAAGAATTGCAACAATAGTTTTAGTTGGATTTGGTTTGCTTTGGATACCGATGATGAAATTAATTTCCGGACAGATTTATCAATACCTTCAAAGCGTTCAGGCATATATTTCACCACCAATAGCCGCAATATTTTTAATCGGGGTTCTTTCAAAAAGAGTTAACTCACAGGGAGCGATTGCCGCACTAGCAACAGGATTCGTATTGGGAATTGCAAGATTAATACTTGAATTGAATAAGGGATTATTGAGCGGATTTTTGTTCAATTATGCTGATCTCAATTTTCTTCACTTTGCTTTCATGTTATTTCTGATTTGTACATTGGTTTTGGTGGTGGTCAGTTATTTAACCGCTGTTCCATCATTTCAAAAAGTTGAAGGACTAACAATTCATACAGTAACAGATAAAAGTGGAAATGAAGACAAAGTTTGGAAGAAAAGAGATTTTATTCTCTCGGTGTTGTTAATTCTTTGTGTCGGATTAATCTGGATTTATTTTAGTTAAAATAAGTGCGACTCATTTTAAAGTGAGTCGCACATATATCTACTTCATCAAAATTAATTTTTTTGTTGACGTAAACTCTTCTGCCCATAATCTGTAAAAGTAAACTCCGGTCGTAAGATGACTTGCGTCGAACTTTACTTCATATCTTCCTGCTGGTTTATACTCATCCACCAAAGTAGCAACTTCTCTTCCAAGCAAATCATAAACTTTTAAAGTTTGCCAACTGCTAACTGGTGACTGCCAACTGATCGTTGTGCTTGGATTGAATGGATTGGGGTAGTTTTGAGAAAGTATAAAATCTATTAGCTTGGCAGTTGAATGCTCCACAATAGATGAAGCTATGTCTTTTGTACTTAGGATTGTTCCATTAGCCCCAACTATCCACCCGTTTTTAATATCTGCAAAATAAACATCATTTAGACCTCTTGCTGCACCGCTTGATTGATTTACCCAGGTTGAACCACCATCAGTGGTCTTTATTATTTTTCCATAAGTTGTAGAGCCGACTGCCCATCCAGTCATACTATCAATAAAATGAACTGATCTTAATGGTATTGTTGTTCCGCTTGGCTGAATTATCCAACTTACTCCGCCATCAGAAGTGAGGAGAATTATTCCGTCTTCTCCTACAATTGTACCTGTGCTGGGTTCCGGAAATGACATATCATAAAGTGTCTTACTTGTTACATTCTGCTGACGAATCCAAATATTTCCTCCATCTGATGTTCTATACATATACCCGACAGAGCCAATTGTAATTCCGTTTAGCTCATCAAAGAAGAATACTGAGTAAAGAACACCACCATTCCCTGTGTACTGAACGTTCCAGGTCGTTCCGCCATTCGTGGTGTGAAGAATGCTGCCTTCACCCCCGACTGCCCATCCGTTATTAGTATCAATAAAATAAACTGATTGTAAATGATGAGATGTCCCGCTATTCTGACTTGTCCAAGTATTTCCTCCATCATTTGTTCTTAATATTGTTCCATTTTGACCAACAATTGTACCTGTGATTGCATTTGTAAAATAAACATCATTCAGCAAATTAGTCGTTCCACTCTGCTGAGTTACCCAGGTGACACCGCCATCAGATGTATGAATAATTGTTCCATCACCTCCCACTGCCCATCCGGATTTATCATCAATGAAGAAAACATCTTCAAGTGTGTTAGATGTACCGCTTTGCTGGGGCCACCAGAATATTGGCGGAGTCATGATTATTGGGTAATTACCTCCAATTGAAATATTTGCT
This window encodes:
- a CDS encoding T9SS type A sorting domain-containing protein, whose translation is MKKILLLLTLLIFSLTVMETFAGPNYYQGSWRWRNDDGDVYTATWKNSLETPIIFSEDENVRLRLELLFSDIPGDTSETFTLIYTDDINDGVWTPISNDESNAFVMSPSNFIVDTAWYFDNQLLPGDPYLNYIKTITFDSTNPYNFNFSENGIYELEYSIRKTANLEESTSYYFTLANISIGGNYPIIMTPPIFWWPQQSGTSNTLEDVFFIDDKSGWAVGGDGTIIHTSDGGVTWVTQQSGTTNLLNDVYFTNAITGTIVGQNGTILRTNDGGNTWTSQNSGTSHHLQSVYFIDTNNGWAVGGEGSILHTTNGGTTWNVQYTGNGGVLYSVFFFDELNGITIGSVGYMYRTSDGGNIWIRQQNVTSKTLYDMSFPEPSTGTIVGEDGIILLTSDGGVSWIIQPSGTTIPLRSVHFIDSMTGWAVGSTTYGKIIKTTDGGSTWVNQSSGAARGLNDVYFADIKNGWIVGANGTILSTKDIASSIVEHSTAKLIDFILSQNYPNPFNPSTTISWQSPVSSWQTLKVYDLLGREVATLVDEYKPAGRYEVKFDASHLTTGVYFYRLWAEEFTSTKKLILMK